The nucleotide window CTCGGGCTCTTCGCCGGGCGGCCTGGTGCCCGGGGCTGGCGCCGGGTGCTGTCGGAACAGGCAACCCGCGACGGCGCCGGGCCGGAGGTCGTCGAGGCGGCGCTGGAGCGGCTCACCGAAGCGGCCTGAGCCGACACGCGCAGGCCTCGGCCTTGCACCCCGGTAGGTCCGGGTCTAAGCGGCAACCATACCCAGCCGAGGATGCCGCATGTTCGATCTCGCCACGCTTCTGCCCCTCGTCGGGCTGCTCGTCGTCACCAGCGCCTTTGCCGGGCTGATCGCGGGACTGCTCGGGGTGGGCGGCGGCATCGTGCTGGTGCCTGCCTTTCTCTTCACCTTCGAGACCCTCGGATACGACAGCCCGCAGCTCATGCAGATCTGCCTTGCGACCTCGCTTGCGACCATCATCGTGACCTCGATCCGCTCCGTGCTGTCGCATCACCGCAAGGGCGCGGTGGAATGGCCGATCCTGAAAGCCTGGGCGCCGGGCATCGGGCTGGGCGCGCTGGTGGGCGTGCTCACGACCGCGCAGCTGCGCTCGGACTTCCTGCAGGCGCTCTTCGGCTGTATCGCGATCTTCATCGGGCTGTACTTCGCCTTCGGCAAGCGGTCGTGGCGGCTGGCCGATGCGATGCCGACCGGCTGGCTGCGCGCGGTCCTGTCCTCGCTGATCGGCTTCCTGTCGGTGCTGATGGGGATCGGGGGCGGCAGCTTCGCCGTGCCGCTGATGACGCTGAGTTCGGTGCCGATCCACCGCTCCGTGGCGACCGCTGCCGGGTTCGGCCTGCTGATCGCGCTGCCGTCGGTCGTGGCGTTCCTCTTCGTGCCGGTACCGCTCGAGGTCCGACCGCCGATGACGCTGGGGTCGGTGAACCTCGGCGCCTTCGTGATCGCCATCTCGATGACGCTCATCACCGCGCCGCTGGGGGCGAAGCTGGCCCATTCGGTCGACGAGAAGACGCTGCGCCGGGCTTTCGCGCTCTTCATCCTCGTGGTCGCGACGAACATGCTGCGCAAATCGTTCTTCTGAGGAGATCGCCGCGCCATGATGCATATGATCTGATGCTTTCGGCGGCATGGCAATCGGAAGAAAGCGACCTGCGGCGCCCGCAGAAGACATCGGCAGTCAGTGTAGCGAACCGGACCGGTCCTGAGTGCGTCAGGGCAACGTCAGTCCGGGCGGCGGGCTTGCCGACCCTGGCGTCCGCCGCGGCGCTTCCGGATCTGCGGCGCGCGCTCGGGGAGTTCGGCCATCACGGCGCGGCGCTCCTCGGCACTCATGCGCGACCACTGGGTGATCTCGTCGATCGAGCGCAGGCAGCCGGTGCAGAGCCGCGCCTCGGGATGGATGACGCAGATCTTGATGCAGGGGCTCTCGATCTCGTCGCGTTTCCAGATCTCGTCGGTCATGGTCAGGCGCCTTTCAGGTGGCGCAGCCGGTCGAGCGCCCCCTGCAGGATGTAGGATGCGGCCACGTGGTCGATCAGCTCGGCGCGTTTGGCGCGCGAGGTGTCGGCCTCGAGCAGGGCGCGCTCGGCGGCGACGGTCGAGAGCCGTTCGTCCCAGTAGGTGATCGGCCCGTCCCAGAGCCGCGAGAAGTTGCGGGCAAAGGCACGGGTGGATTGGCAGCGCGGGCCCTCGGAGCCGTCCATGTTGCGGGGCAGGCCGAGCACGATGCCGCCGATCTCGCGGTCCTTGAGGAGGGCCACGAGGCGCTCGGCGTCGGCGGTGAACTTCTTGCGCTTGATGGTTTCCGTGGGCGTCGCCACGGTGAGCATGCGGTCCGACAGGGCGACGCCGATGGTCTTGGTGCCGAGGTCGAGCCCGGCCAGCGCGGCCATGGGAGACAGCGCTGCGGCGAAGTCGGTGATGTTTTCATGGATCATCGCGGGGCCTCCGGCGTGGTGGCGGGGGCTCTGCCCCCGTCCGCGCGGGGCGCGCGGACTCCCCCGCGGTATTTTTCAAAGAGAAGAAGGGGCCTGCGTGGCGCGCCGGGGGTCATTCCGCGACCCCCGCGCGTTCGGCGCCGCCGCGGACCACCGCCAGCGCCTCGGCGTTGCCCTCGAAGACGCCCTGTGCCTCGGTCCAGATCTCTCGGGCGCGGTCGGTTTCGCCCAGCACGCCGAGCGCGCCGAGAAGCTGCGCCCATTCCTGCGGCGAGCCGCCCTCGGTCGCGAGCCGGTTGCCGAGGCGCTCGACCATGCCCTGGATCATCTGCTGGCGGTCGGCGTCGCTCATCTCGGAGGCGGCCTCGACGTCGGCGGCGTCCGGGCCCGCGAGGGGCGGGGCCGACGGCGACGTCAGCGCCTCGGGCAGGGCATAGTCGTTGACGCCGGCGGCGCGGGCGAGGTCGGGGATCTGGTCGCGGATCGGCGCCACCCATAGGTCGGACGGGGCGCTTTCGCGCAGCAGCGTGTCCCAGATCCGGAAGCCGGCGTCGGGGCGGCCGGTCTGCGCCATCATCAGGCCGCCGTAGTAGCGGGCCACTCCGTTCGACGGATCGCGGGCCATGACCTCGTCGATGATGCGTTCGGCCTCGGGCGAGACATATCCGCCGGCGGCCAGCACCAGCATGTCGGCAAGGTCTGCGTAATCCTTCGCGGTGGCGGCGTCGCCCTTGAGCTCGATCAGCTTGCGCTGCGCCGCGTAGGCGGCGGGATAGTTGCCGAGCGCGGCCTCGGAACGGGCGAGCAGGATGTGCCCCTGCAGGTCGTCGGGGCGCTCGGTGACGGCGGTGCGCAGGCGCTCGACGAGGCTGAGGTAGTCGTCCGGCGCGTCCGTCGGCGGCTGTGCGGGCACCTGTGCCTCGACCTCGGCCTGCGAAGGGCGGTTGGCGCGCATGTCGCGCGCGGCGGCGATACGGTCCTGCAGCCCGAGGTCGCCGTAGCCGGGCGCGCCGAGCGTGAGGTAGAGCCCGAAGGCACCGCCGAAGAGGACGAGGGCGATCAACCCGGCCATGATCCCCGACGAGGTCCTGCCCTGGGTGCCGGCCGCGGCGTCGCCTTGCAGCTTGGCATCGGCGGCGAGAATGCGGCGCGACACCTCGGTCCGGAGCCTGTCTGCCTCTTCCGGAGGGATCGTGCCGCGCGTCGCGTCCCGGTCGATCTCGCGGAGCTGGTCGCGGTAGACCTTGAGGTCGTAGGCCTCGGCCGGGCCGGTTTCCCGCCTGCCGCGCATCAGTGCCAATACAAGAAGCGTCGTCACGACGAGCGCCGCCGCGCCCGCGATGATCCAGAAGAGGGTCATGCTGTCTCCGTCCCTTTTGGCCCCATGTATAGGCGCGGGGCCGCGGAAAAAAGACCAAAGGGGCGCGACCGAATGGCCATGTCGTTTACGGGCCGAATTGTGACGGTTGCGGTCGCGGCGCGTTGCGTGTTCAGGTCCATGAGATTGAGGCAGATGCCTGTCCCGGATTCGAGGCCCGATGAAACGTTATTCCGCTTTTGCCGTCGCCCGCGAGGCGTTCCGCTACCACACCGGCTGGGGCCGTGCCTGGGGGAAGCCGAAACCGAAATCACGCTATGACGTCGTCATCGTCGGCGCTGGCGGTCACGGGCTTGCCACGGCCTATTACCTTGGCAAGAACTTCGGCATCACCAATGTCGCGATCATCGAGAAGGGCTGGCTGGGCGGCGGCAACACCGGCCGCAACACCACGATCATCCGCTCGAACTACCTGCAGGATCCCTCGGCGGCGCTCTACGAGAAGGCGCGCTCGCTATACGAAGACCTGAGCCAGGATCTCAACTACAACGTGATGTTCTCGCCGCGCGGCGTGATGATGCTGGCGCAGACCGAGCACGAGCTGCGCGGCTACCAGCGCACGGTGCACGCCAACCGGCTTCAGGGGATCGACACCGAGATGATCTCGCCGCGCGAGGTCAAGCGGCTCTGCCCGATCATGAACATCGACGGGCCGCGCTACCCGGTGCTGGGGGCGCTCTGGCAGGCGCGCGGTGGCACCGCGCGGCACGATGCCGTGGCCTGGGGCTACGCGCGGGCCTGCTCCGAGATGGGCATGGACATCATCCAGCAGTGCGAGGTCACCGCGGTGCGCCGCGAGGGCGGCCGGGTCACCGGCGTCGACACGACGCTGGGCGAGATCGCCTGCGACAAGCTGGGCATCGTTGTGGCGGGGCACTCGGGCGTCATGGCCGAGAAGGCAGGCTTCCGCCTGCCGCTGGAATCGGTGTCGCTGCAGGCGCTGGTGTCGGAGCCGATCAAGCCCTGCATGGACGTGGTCGTCATGGCCAACACCGTGCACGGCTACATGAGCCAGTCCGACAAGGGCGAGATGGTGATCGGCGGCGGCACCGACGGCTACATCAACTATGCCCAGCGCGGCAGCTACCAGCACATCGAGGAAACCGTGCGTGCGCTGGTCGAGACCTTCCCGATGATCTCGCGGCTCAAGATGCTGCGGCAGTGGGCCGGCATCGTCGACGTGACGGGCGACCGCTCGCCGATCCTGTCGAAGACGCCGCTCGACGGCTGCTTCATCAACTGCGGATGGGGGACGGGGGGCTTCAAGGCCATCCCCGGCTCGGGCTGGGGCTTCGCCGAGCTCATGGCCAAGGGCTATTCGCCGCTCACCGAAGAGTTCGGCCTCAACCGCTTCCGCGAAGGCCGCTTCATCGACGAAAGCGTCGCGGCGGGGGTGGCGCATTGAGGCGCGCGCAGGTCAGTCGCGCGCCCGCTGCCCGGGGTTCACTTGCCGACCATCGCCCGCTTCATCAGGACGGGGGCAGGTGCGGCAAGGCCGATGAGCCCGGTCAGCGCGCCGTGGCACTCGTTGCAGGGCGGATGCCAGCTGTGGATGAACTCTGCCGCGATCATCGCCCGGTCCTCCGGGCGGGCGAGCGCCAGCCCGCCGATCGTGTCGCAGCCCATCGCCACGGCACGCTCCCAGGGGCCGCCGGGGCGCCGGTCTTCGGCCAGCTGCGTGCCGAGCGCGTCGGTCTCGCCGACGTAGAGCACCTGTGCCTGCAGCGAACGCCCCTCGGGCATCCGCAGGAACAGGTAGACCGCGCCGCTGTCGGTGAACGGCGTGTCCGGGGTGAACAGCTCGACCGGGTATGCCCGGCCGCGGTGGCTGGTCAGTGTGAGTGTCAGGAGCCTGCTCATGGCCTCGTTCATCCTTCTCGTTGCCTTTCACCGAGGGTAGGGCCGTCGGGCGCATCGCCCGTTAACCGCCGTCACTCCGCGGCGAAATTCGCAGGCACCGCCGCCGTTTGCCGCAAATTTGCGCAGCTGCGTCCGCCCGTGAGCGCGGCGTCGGCAGCCGACGAACGGGATGCTGCAAATGCATCCTTCGCGCCCCCCCTCACGCCGGCCCGCGACGCGCGGGTCGCCCAGCCACAAGGAGCCGCCTCGTGCTGACCCTGCATTGTCCCTGCTGCGGCGCGGATGCCGCCGAGATCGAGCTTGCCCCGGGCGGCGAGGCCCACCTGAAACGCGAGGGCCCCGGCAGCGCCGACGCCGCGCTCGAGGACTACCTGTTCACGCGCGACAACCCCAAGGGTGTCGTGTTCGAGCGCTGGCGCCATGCCTACGGCTGCGGCAAGTGGTTCCTGGCGGCGCGCAACAGCGTCACGATGGAGGTCTACGGCACCTATTCCGCCCAGACCCTCGAGCCGCCGCAGGACCTTCGCGACCGCATCGCGGCACGGGGCGCGTGATGCATCTTCTGGCTGAAAATATCCTCGGGGGAAGCGCGCCTCGGCGCGCGCGGGGCCAGACAGCCCCCGTCACCGCCAACACCAAGACAAGAGGTTGGGCATGAGCACGCGACTGGCCAAGGGTGGCCGCTTCACCGACCGCGACACGCAGATCGGCTTCACCTTCAACGGCAAGCGCTTCACCGGCCATGCCGGCGACACGCTGGCCTCGGCGCTGCTGGCCAATGACCAGGTTCTGCTCGGCCGCAGCTACAAGTTCCACCGCCCGCGCGGGCTTGTGGCCTCGGGGGCCGAAGAGCCCAACGCGCTCGTCGAGCTGGGGCAGGGCGCGCGCTTCGAGCCCGACCAGCGTGCGACCACGACCGAACTCTTCGACGGTCTCGTGGCGGACAGCCAGAACCACTGGCCGAGCCTCGAGCACGACGTCGGCGAAATCAACGCCAGGCTCGCACGGTTCCTCCCCGCGGGCTTCTACTACAAGACCTTCCTCTGGCCCCGGTCGTTCTGGAAGCACCTCTACGAGCCTGTGATCCGCAAGGCCGCCGGTCTCGGCAAGGCACCGCATCCCGAGACCCGCGACGTCGACCGCTACGAGCACTTCCATGCGCATGTCGACCTGCTGGTCATCGGCGGCGGCGTGGCCGGCCTGCAGGCGGCGAAGGTCGCGGCAGAGGCCGGGGCGCAGGTGCTGCTGCTCGAACAGACCGCTCACTGGGGTGGCCGTGCGCCGGTCGACGGCGGCACGATCGAGGGCATGGAGCCCGAGGCCTGGATCGAAAGGACCGTGGCCGCGCTCGAGGCGATGGACAACGTCCGCCTGCGCCTGCGCTGCATGGGCGCCGGGGTCTACGACCACGGCTACGTGCTGGGCTACGAGCGCGTCACCGATCACCGGCCGGGCGCCAAGGGCCCGCGTCACCGCCTGTGGCGGATCCGCACGAAGCAGGTGGTCACGGCCACCGGCGCCATCGAGCGCCCGTTGAGCTTTGCCGGAAACGACGTGCCGGGCGTGATGCTCGCCTCGGCGGTGCGCGACTACGTGGTCAACTACGGCGTGGCGCCGGGCGCACGGACCGTGATCGTCACCAACAACGACGATGCCTACCGCACGGCCATGATCCTCAAGGACGCCGGTCTCGAAGTGCCCGCGATCCTCGACGCGCGGCCCATGGGCGGCGGCGCGCTGATGCAGCAGGCCCGCGACATGGGCATCCGGGTCGAGCCCGGGCGCGCGGTGTCGAAGGTGCTGGGCAGGACCCGCGTCACCGGGGTTGCCACCTGCAACCAGGACGGCACGGGCGCCATGCTCGAGGAAATCCCCTGCGACGCGGTGGCGATGTCGGGCGGCTGGTCGCCGGTGGTGCACCTCTGGTCGCATTGCGGCGGCAAGCTGTCCTGGGACAACGATGGCGCCTTCTTCCGCCCCGACGCCGGCCGTGCGCCGACCGGGGCTGACGGCAAGCCCTTCGTGATCGCGGCAGGGGCCGCCAACGGCTTCCTGAAGCTGCCCGAGACGCTGGCCTGTGCCGACGGGGCCGGGAAGGCCGCCGCGCAGGCACTTGGACACGGTTTCGCCGAGACCGCCGCGCCGGCCGCCGAGGTCACCGCCGAGACGCCGCTCGAGCCGGTCTGGATCATGCCGCGCAACGCGCGCCCCGATCTCAAGATGAAGGCGTTCCTCGACTACCAGAACGACGTGAAGGTGTCCGACGTGCAGCTCGCCGCCCAGGAGGGCTACGAGAGCGTCGAGCACACCAAGCGCTACACCACGCTCGGGATGGCCACCGATCAGGGGAAGCTGTCGAACATCAACGGCCTCGCGATCCTGTCCGACGCGCTGGGCACGCCGATCCCGCAGGTGGGCACGACGACCTTCCGTCCGCCCTATACCCCGATCAGCTTCGGCGCCATCGCGGGCGAGGCGCGCGGCGAGATCTTCCAGCCGCTGCGGCAGACCCCGATGCACGCGTGGCACGCGGCGAACAACGCCGCGTGGGAGCCGGTCGGCCACTGGCGGCGGCCCTACTGCTATCCGCGCCCGGGCGAGAGCAAGCACGAGGCGGTCAACCGCGAGATCAACGCGACCCGCGAGAGCCTCGGGATGCTCGACGCCTCGACGCTGGGCAAGATCCTCGTGAAGGGCCCCGACGCGGGCGCTTTCCTCGACATGCTCTATACGAACAAGATGTCGACGCTGAAGGTCGGGCGCTGCCGCTATGGCCTGATGTGCAACGAGAACGGCTTCCTGATGGATGACGGCGTCGTCGTGCGCCTGTCCGAGGACAGCTTCCTGTGCCACACGACCTCGGGCGGGGCGGACAACATCCATGCCCACATGGAGGACTGGCTGCAGTGCGAGTGGTGGGACTGGAAGGTCTACACCGCGAACCTGACCGAGCAATACGCGCAGATCGCCGTCGTCGGTCCGAACGCGCGCAAGCTGCTCGAGAAGCTCGGCGGCATGGATGTCTCGAAGGAGACGCTGCCGTTCATGGCCTGGGCCGATGGTACGCTCGCAGATACGCCGGTGCGGGTCTACCGCATCTCGTTCTCGGGCGAGCTCAGCTACGAGATCGCCGTGCCCGCCAACCGCGGCCGCGCGTTCTGGGGCAAGCTGCTCGACGCCGGGCGCGAGTGGAACATCACCCCCTACGGCACCGAGGCCCTGCACGTCATGCGCGCCGAGAAGGGTTTCATCATGATCGGCGTCGAGACCGACGGCACGGTGATCCCGCAGGATCTGGGGCTCGACTGGGCGATTTCGAAGAAGAAGGACGACTTCCTCGGCAAGCGCGCGCAGGAGCGGCCCGACATGGCCCGCGACGACCGCTGGAAGCTCGTCGGGCTCGAGACGGTCGACGGTTCGGTGCTTCCCGACGGGGCCTATGCCATCGCACCGGGGCGCAACGCCAATGGCCAGCGCAACACCCAGGGCCGCGTGACCTCGACCTACTGGTCGCCCACGCTGAAGAAGGGCATCGCCATGGGCCTCGTGAAGCACGGTCCCGACCGCATGGGCGAGGTGATTTCCTTCACCGCCGAGGAACAGGACCACACCAGCGAGACGCTGACGACCGTCGAGGCGCGCATCGTCAGCCCGGTCTTCTACGATCCGGAAGGAGAGAAACAGAATGTCTGACGTCATGGCACCCATGGCCGGCGCGCGCAGCGAAGGCTTCTGCACCGTCGAGGCGCTGCCGCCGCAGGGCCAGATCAGCCTGCGCGGAGAGTTCTCCGACGCCTTCCGCGAGGCGGTCTGTGCCGTCACCGGCACCGGCTTCCCCGACATCCGCCGGTCCGCCGAGGCCGGGGATCGTGCGCTTCTGTGGATGTCGCCCGACGAGCTGCTGTTCCTGCTACCCTACGAGGCGGTGGCAGAGGCGCTCGCGCAGGTCGAAGAGCGTCTTGCCGGCCAGCATTTCGCCGCGACCGACGTCTCGGACGCCCGCGCCCAGTTCCGGGTGACGGGCCCCGCGCTTCGTGACGTGCTCGCCAAGGTCTGCCCAGCGGACGTCTCGCCCGAGGCCTTCGCCCCCGGAGACGTGCGCCGCTCGCGGCTTGCGCAGGTCGCGGCGGGCTACTGGCTGCGCGATGCCGGGACCGCGCAGGTCTTCGTGTTCCGGTCGGTGGGCGACTATGCCTTCAAGGTGCTCGGCGTCTCGGCCGAGGGCGGCGGCGAGGTCGAATTCCACCCCATCTGAGCGGGGGCGCACCGGGAACATCTTGCTTCGGCACACGTTTAAGCCATGACATCGCTTGACCTCGCGCCATGCGGGTCTAGGAATGATGAACAAATTCACTCTCGACCAAGAGGATATCCACTATGGCTTTCGAACTTCCCGATCTTCCCTATGCGCACGACGCTCTCGCTTCGAAGGGCATGTCGCAGGAGACCCTCGAGTATCACCACGACATTCACCACAACACCTATGTCACCACGCTCAACAAGCTGATCGACGGCACCGAGTGGGCTGACAAGTCGCTCGAAGAGATCGTCAAGGGCACCTACGACTCCGGCGCCGTGGCGCAGTCGGGCCTGTTCAACAACGCATCGCAGCACTGGAACCACACCCAGTTCTGGGAAATGATGGGCGCCGGCGACAACGCCATGCCGTCCGAGCTTGAAGCGGCACTGAAAGAGAGCTTCGGCTCGATCGAGAAGTTCAAGGAAGACTTCTCGGCTGCCGGCGCAGGCCAGTTCGGCTCGGGCTGGGCATGGCTCGTCAAGGACAGCGACGGTTCGCTCAAGATCACCAAGACCGAGAACGGCGTGAACCCGCTGTGCTTCGGCCAGACCGCGCTGCTGGGTTGCGACGTGTGGGAGCACTCCTACTACATCGACTTCCGCAACAAGCGCCCGGCCTACCTGGCGAACTTCCTCGACAACCTGGTGAACTGGGAAAACGTCGCGTCGCGCATGTAATCGCGATCGACCTGTCTTACGGGAAACCCCGCGCCGTTGGCGCGGGGTTTTCTTTTGCGCGGGTGCCGCTCAAAAGCGCTGACCTCCACCCGCCCCGACCGCGATCCCGCTGAACGGCGCGACATCCTCGTAGGGTGGGTTTTCAACCCACGCCCTGCCTGCATCACCTGCGCTGCGCGTTCCGGTGTCGAAAGGAGCGTGCCCGGAACGGGACCGCGCCCATGCCACGGTCTCTGCCGCCCGCGCTATCGAGCGTCGGTGCCGCGCGGGGCAGGGTGGGGGTGCAACCCGCCACGCCCTTGCTCACGCCTTCTGCCGCGTCCGCCATAGCGTGAAGAGGCCGGCCGCCACGATGATCGCGGCGCCGATGGCCACGTTCGGCCGCAGTGTCTCGCCGAAGACGGTCATCCCGAGCGTCGAGGCGAAGACGAGCTGCAGGTAGGCGAAGGGCTGCACCGCCGAGGCCTCTGCGACCTCGTAGCACTTGATGAGCGTGAAGTGCCCGGCCGCGCCGGTGATGCACAGCAGGATCATCCAGACCCAGTCGGGGCCGGTCATCGGCTCCCAGAACCACGCGCCCACCAGCGTCGCGGTGACGGCGCCCGAAACGCCGGTCCAGAAGAACGAGGTCGCGGCGCTGTCGCGACGGGCAGCGTAGCGGGTGAGCAGGCCATAGAGCGCGAACATCAGCGCTGCGGCCAGCGGCACGGCGGCCTTGGGCGAGAACACCCCGCCCGAGGGTTGCAGGATGATGATGACACCGATGAAGCCGATGCCGATGGCCGTCCAGCGCCGCCAGCCGACCTTTTCGCCGAGGATCGGGCCGGAAAGCGCCGCCACCAGCAGCGGGTAGGCGGTGAAGACGGCGTGGCTCTCGGTCAGGCCCAGCAGCACGAAGGCGGTGATCATCACCCAGATCTCGCCCACCAGCAGCACGCCACGGAAGGCCTGCAGCAGCGGCTGGGTGGTCGCCGCGGCCGCCCGGAGCCCGCCGGCCTGCCGGCCCGCGAGGGCGATGACGAAAGCCGCGAAGAACCAGTAGCGGATCATCACCACCATGTAGACATTGTACTCGGCCGAGAGGTGGCGCGAGATGCCGTCCTGCACCGCGAAGATGAAGGTGGTCAGCACCATCAGCCAGATGCCGAATCTCGTGTTCTGTTCCGCCATCAGCTGCGCTCCGCTATCGTCATGTGTCTCTTGCGGCCGAACCCGGGCGCCCGCGTCACCGCGAAGCCCGCGGCTTCGAGGGCGCGGCGCACGTGGCCTGCCGCGGTGTAGGTGGCGGCGGTGCCGCCGGGGGCCGTGTGCCGGGCGACCTCGGCCATGAGCCGCTCGCCCCAGAGCTCGGGGTTCTTGGCCGGCGAGAAGCCGTCGAGGAACCAGGCGTGCGCGGCACCGTCCCAGGCGGGCAGGGTCTTGCGGGCGTCGCCCTCGATCATTCGGAACCGCAGGTCGGGCAGCACGATCTCCTGTGCGCCGGACTGCCAGAAGGGGGCGAGTTCCGCCGCCACGCCGGCCAGCTCGGGAAAGGCGCCCTGCGCGCGGACCATGTCTGCGGCCGCCATCGGGAACGCCTCGAATGAGGTGAAGCGCAGCTGCCCCGCCTGGCCGCATTGTCGCCACAGGTGCAGCGTGGCGAGCAGGTTGAGACCGGTGCCGAAGCCCAGCTCGGCGACGTGGAAGCCGTCGCGGAAGCGGTCGGGCAAGCCGTTGCCGGCGAGGAAGGTGTGGCGCGTCTCGGCCAGCCCGTTCTCGAGCGAGTAATAGGGGTCGTCGAAGCGGGGCGACACGGGAACCCCGCCCTCGCGCCAATCCGGAGCGTCGGGCTCAATCGTCATCTGCATCTGTCCTGGAACGTCACGGGCCGCCTTGGCGCGCTCGGAGAGTCCGTTTGAAGGTCGAGTGGTCGGGGCCCGCGCACCCGGTCGGGAAACCGGTTCCCGTCACCGGGTTGGGGCTGTAGAACGGGCGCGACCATGAAGGGGAGGCGCGCGAATGGCAAGTGTGGACGTGACAGTGCGCGGTGCGGGCATCTTCGGCCTGTCGATCGCCTGGGCCTGTGTGCGCCGTGGTGCATCGGTGCGGGTCGTCGACCCTGCCGGGCCGGGTGCCGGCTCGAGCGGCGGGATCGTCGGTGCGCTGGCGCCGCATGTTCCCGAGAACTGGAACGAGAAAAAGGCGTTCCAGCTCGAAAGCCTGCTCATGGCGCAGGACTTCTGGGCCGAGGTCGAGGCCACGGGCGGGGTGTCTCCCGATTACGCGCGGAGCGGGCGCCTTCAGCCGGTGGCCGATGCGCGCGGGCTCGAGCTGGCGCGGGCGCGCGAGGGCACGGCACGGGCGCTCTGGAAGGACGCGGCGGTCTGGGAGGTGATTCCGGTCGCGCAGGCCGGCGCCTGGGCGCCGATCACCGAGACCGGCTGGCTGATCCGCGACACGCTCAGCGCGCGCATGTCACCGCGCCGCGCGGTGGCGTCGCTGGAAGCGGCCTTGCGGGCCATGGGCGTCGAGATCGTGATCGAGGCCCCCGACGCGGGCCGCGTGCTCTGGGCGACCGGCTGGCGGGGGCTGACGGAACTGTCCGAGACCTTCGGACGCAACGTCGGCGGCGGTGTGAAGGGGCAGTCGGTGCTGCTGCGCCATGACGCCGGAGAGGTGCCGCAGATCTTCGCGGGCGGGCTGCACATCATCCCGCATCACGACGGTACGGTGGCGCTCGGCTCGACCTCGGAGCGGGAGTTCGACGACCCCGCCGCCTGCGACGCGCAATGCGA belongs to Salipiger profundus and includes:
- a CDS encoding NAD(P)/FAD-dependent oxidoreductase codes for the protein MASVDVTVRGAGIFGLSIAWACVRRGASVRVVDPAGPGAGSSGGIVGALAPHVPENWNEKKAFQLESLLMAQDFWAEVEATGGVSPDYARSGRLQPVADARGLELARAREGTARALWKDAAVWEVIPVAQAGAWAPITETGWLIRDTLSARMSPRRAVASLEAALRAMGVEIVIEAPDAGRVLWATGWRGLTELSETFGRNVGGGVKGQSVLLRHDAGEVPQIFAGGLHIIPHHDGTVALGSTSEREFDDPAACDAQCDALVERAVAALPLLHGAEVVERWAGVRPRAKSRAPMLGAWPDRAGHYIANGGFKIGFGMAPKVAQVMAELLLEDRDAIPEGFRVEDSL
- a CDS encoding DMT family transporter, producing MAEQNTRFGIWLMVLTTFIFAVQDGISRHLSAEYNVYMVVMIRYWFFAAFVIALAGRQAGGLRAAAATTQPLLQAFRGVLLVGEIWVMITAFVLLGLTESHAVFTAYPLLVAALSGPILGEKVGWRRWTAIGIGFIGVIIILQPSGGVFSPKAAVPLAAALMFALYGLLTRYAARRDSAATSFFWTGVSGAVTATLVGAWFWEPMTGPDWVWMILLCITGAAGHFTLIKCYEVAEASAVQPFAYLQLVFASTLGMTVFGETLRPNVAIGAAIIVAAGLFTLWRTRQKA
- the mnmD gene encoding tRNA (5-methylaminomethyl-2-thiouridine)(34)-methyltransferase MnmD, whose translation is MTIEPDAPDWREGGVPVSPRFDDPYYSLENGLAETRHTFLAGNGLPDRFRDGFHVAELGFGTGLNLLATLHLWRQCGQAGQLRFTSFEAFPMAAADMVRAQGAFPELAGVAAELAPFWQSGAQEIVLPDLRFRMIEGDARKTLPAWDGAAHAWFLDGFSPAKNPELWGERLMAEVARHTAPGGTAATYTAAGHVRRALEAAGFAVTRAPGFGRKRHMTIAERS
- a CDS encoding superoxide dismutase yields the protein MAFELPDLPYAHDALASKGMSQETLEYHHDIHHNTYVTTLNKLIDGTEWADKSLEEIVKGTYDSGAVAQSGLFNNASQHWNHTQFWEMMGAGDNAMPSELEAALKESFGSIEKFKEDFSAAGAGQFGSGWAWLVKDSDGSLKITKTENGVNPLCFGQTALLGCDVWEHSYYIDFRNKRPAYLANFLDNLVNWENVASRM